One region of Flavobacterium pisciphilum genomic DNA includes:
- the mutL gene encoding DNA mismatch repair endonuclease MutL → MSSIIQLLPDHVANQIAAGEVVQRPASVVKELLENAVDAKATDIKLIIKDAGKSLVQVIDNGSGMSVTDARLCFERHATSKIRQAEDLFSLHTKGFRGEALASIAAIAHMEMKTKQDQEELGTHIVIEGSKFVSQEAAVLPVGTSFAVKNLFFNIPARRNFLKSDTVEFRHVMDEFQRVALAHANIHFTFYHNGSEMYNLPPSSFRQRVVGIFAGKTNEKLVPVNEETEIVAIKGFVSKPEFAKKSRGEQFFFVNDRFIKSSYLHHAVMAAYDGILKDGAQPSYFLYLSVPPNTIDINIHPTKTEIKFDDEKALYAILRASIKHSLGQFNVAPVLDFDRDANLDTPYHYKDLEGETPTIQVDGTFNPFTDDKTNKHYANLGSESSFSSGSSYSSGSGSSGSGGSSGSGGSSGSNSYSSYKKPESTASWESLYVGLEQDIEEIGMMSFENEEVTSSLFNDDEIEQTVHKTYQIHKKYIVSPIKSGMVIVDQQRAHQRILYEQFLHNMTVNQASSQQLLFPLNLFYSSTDLEIIKELQLSLVNTGFVFEPTSEDHIVISGIPVNSTESEVSLVIEQLLSDLQGGIPESSFSQNDTIAKSMAKSMAVKTGSYLTEKEQDNLVNGLFACKDPNISPFQKPTFITMRVEDIDKKFAL, encoded by the coding sequence ATGTCGAGTATTATACAATTACTTCCTGATCATGTTGCCAACCAAATTGCTGCTGGAGAAGTGGTTCAAAGACCTGCTTCGGTGGTGAAGGAACTTTTAGAAAATGCAGTGGATGCTAAGGCAACAGATATTAAATTAATCATCAAAGATGCAGGAAAGTCATTGGTACAAGTAATTGACAATGGTTCGGGAATGAGCGTTACCGATGCACGTTTGTGTTTTGAACGTCACGCAACTTCTAAAATACGTCAAGCTGAAGATTTGTTTTCATTGCATACCAAAGGATTTCGTGGAGAAGCGTTAGCGTCTATTGCTGCGATTGCTCATATGGAAATGAAAACCAAGCAAGATCAGGAAGAACTTGGAACGCATATTGTTATTGAAGGCAGTAAGTTTGTTTCTCAGGAAGCTGCTGTCTTGCCTGTAGGAACTTCATTTGCGGTTAAAAACTTATTTTTTAATATTCCTGCCCGAAGAAACTTTCTAAAGTCAGATACAGTTGAATTTCGTCATGTTATGGATGAGTTTCAGCGTGTAGCTTTGGCACATGCTAATATTCATTTTACTTTTTATCATAATGGAAGTGAAATGTATAATTTGCCTCCTTCAAGTTTTAGACAGCGTGTTGTTGGAATTTTTGCAGGTAAAACAAATGAAAAATTAGTTCCTGTAAATGAAGAAACTGAAATTGTAGCAATAAAAGGATTTGTAAGCAAACCTGAATTTGCTAAAAAAAGTAGGGGAGAGCAGTTTTTCTTTGTTAACGACCGATTTATTAAAAGTAGCTATTTGCATCATGCAGTTATGGCTGCTTATGATGGAATCTTAAAAGATGGCGCACAACCAAGTTATTTCTTGTATTTGTCTGTACCACCTAATACTATTGATATTAATATTCATCCAACTAAAACTGAAATTAAGTTTGATGATGAAAAAGCTTTATATGCTATTTTAAGAGCGTCAATTAAACACAGTTTAGGACAATTTAACGTTGCTCCTGTTTTGGATTTTGATCGTGATGCTAATTTAGATACGCCTTACCATTATAAAGATTTAGAAGGAGAAACGCCTACAATTCAAGTTGATGGTACTTTCAATCCTTTTACTGATGATAAAACAAATAAACACTATGCTAATTTAGGTTCAGAATCTAGCTTTAGCTCTGGTTCTAGTTATAGTTCAGGTTCAGGCAGCTCTGGTTCAGGAGGTAGCTCTGGTTCAGGAGGTAGCTCTGGTTCTAATTCTTATTCTAGTTATAAAAAACCAGAATCAACTGCTAGTTGGGAAAGTTTATACGTTGGCTTAGAACAGGATATTGAAGAAATAGGGATGATGTCTTTTGAGAATGAAGAAGTAACTTCGTCTTTGTTTAATGATGATGAGATTGAACAAACGGTTCATAAGACGTATCAAATACATAAAAAATATATTGTTTCGCCTATAAAATCTGGAATGGTGATTGTTGATCAGCAACGTGCTCACCAACGTATTTTATACGAACAGTTTTTGCATAACATGACAGTTAATCAAGCTTCAAGTCAGCAATTGTTGTTTCCTTTGAATTTGTTTTACTCATCTACAGATTTAGAAATTATTAAGGAATTGCAATTATCACTTGTGAATACTGGTTTTGTTTTTGAGCCTACATCCGAGGACCATATTGTGATTTCAGGAATACCAGTTAACAGTACAGAGAGCGAAGTGTCACTGGTTATAGAACAATTGTTGAGTGATTTACAAGGTGGAATTCCAGAAAGTAGTTTTTCTCAAAATGATACAATTGCCAAATCGATGGCAAAAAGTATGGCTGTAAAAACAGGCTCGTACTTGACAGAAAAAGAACAAGATAATTTAGTAAATGGGCTCTTTGCTTGTAAAGATCCAAATATTTCTCCATTTCAAAAACCAACTTTCATTACCATGCGTGTGGAAGATATAGATAAAAAATTTGCATTATGA
- a CDS encoding thioredoxin domain-containing protein has protein sequence MKSPKVLLIIIAFVLASCNGQSSKNIEIIEPSVFAEKLSATQKPLILDVRTPEEYTAEHIENAVNVDWKGKDFATKAATFDKSKPVFVYCLSGGRSKKAAQKLQELGFTTIYELDGGIIKWNAEGFTNANPNNKTIGMTSQEYETLLNSDKKVLVDFYAEWCGPCKQMTPYLTKMQKELADKVVIIRIDVDKNKTLVKNMKIDQLPTLILYENKEVKWKNTGFISETDLKKQL, from the coding sequence ATGAAATCCCCAAAAGTACTCCTTATTATAATTGCATTTGTACTCGCATCTTGCAACGGACAATCATCTAAAAATATCGAAATTATTGAACCAAGCGTTTTCGCAGAAAAATTAAGCGCTACTCAAAAGCCTCTAATTTTAGATGTAAGAACTCCTGAAGAATATACAGCAGAACACATTGAAAATGCCGTAAATGTAGACTGGAAAGGTAAAGACTTTGCTACAAAGGCAGCAACCTTTGATAAATCAAAACCTGTTTTTGTATATTGCTTAAGCGGTGGCAGAAGTAAAAAAGCAGCTCAAAAACTACAAGAATTAGGATTCACAACCATATATGAGCTTGATGGCGGGATTATAAAATGGAACGCAGAAGGCTTTACAAATGCAAATCCTAACAACAAAACAATAGGAATGACAAGCCAAGAATATGAGACTTTATTAAATTCTGATAAAAAGGTTTTGGTAGATTTTTACGCAGAATGGTGTGGTCCTTGTAAACAAATGACTCCCTATCTTACTAAAATGCAAAAAGAACTTGCTGATAAAGTAGTTATCATTCGCATAGATGTTGACAAAAACAAAACCTTGGTAAAAAACATGAAAATTGACCAGCTTCCAACTCTAATACTTTATGAGAACAAGGAAGTAAAATGGAAAAACACAGGATTTATTAGCGAGACTGATTTAAAAAAACAACTATAA
- the ribH gene encoding 6,7-dimethyl-8-ribityllumazine synthase: MATENKNLSDYDKNTVPNAKDFRFGIVVSEWNDTITEGLYNGAFETFIENQVPAQQIIRWNVPGSFELIYGAKKMLQTQNVDAVIVIGCVIQGQTKHFDFVCEGVTQGIKDLNVQTDIPVIFCVLTDNNMQQSIDRSGGIHGNKGTEAAIAAIKMAYIRQQASLNQFQDQQLLSAGALQIEDKPLELEK; the protein is encoded by the coding sequence ATGGCTACCGAAAATAAAAATTTATCCGATTACGATAAAAACACAGTCCCAAATGCGAAAGATTTTCGATTTGGGATTGTTGTTTCTGAGTGGAACGACACTATAACAGAAGGCCTTTATAATGGCGCTTTTGAAACATTCATTGAGAACCAAGTTCCTGCACAACAAATTATTCGATGGAATGTTCCTGGGAGTTTTGAGTTGATATATGGAGCGAAAAAAATGTTGCAAACTCAAAACGTTGATGCTGTAATTGTTATTGGATGTGTAATCCAAGGGCAAACGAAGCATTTTGATTTTGTATGTGAAGGTGTAACTCAAGGAATTAAAGACTTGAATGTTCAAACTGATATTCCAGTTATTTTTTGTGTATTAACAGATAATAACATGCAACAATCTATTGACAGAAGTGGTGGTATTCACGGTAACAAAGGTACCGAGGCTGCTATTGCAGCAATAAAAATGGCATACATTCGTCAGCAAGCATCTTTAAATCAGTTTCAAGACCAACAATTGTTGTCAGCAGGGGCGCTTCAAATAGAAGACAAGCCTTTGGAACTAGAAAAATAA
- a CDS encoding tetratricopeptide repeat protein, with the protein MATYNKRGYKAPKEKEVKDEVVNEEQQVILDGKNSKTAEVFSKLDETASRTEDWVARNQKIIIGLVAAIAVGTIGYLAYQKFIASPKQEEAANEMFVAQQNFEKATNGVASDSLYKLALNGSEGKFGFLKIADEYSGTDAGNLANYYAGIAYLNTGKYDEAISYLDKFKSKDLILGALAKGAIGDAHSQKNQPKEALDYYVKAAELNKNDFTTPRFLLKAGKTALALGQKSDALKYFTDIKENYEATPEAASVDVLIGLAQ; encoded by the coding sequence ATGGCTACTTACAATAAAAGAGGATATAAAGCACCAAAAGAAAAAGAAGTTAAAGATGAAGTTGTTAATGAAGAACAACAAGTAATTCTTGATGGGAAAAACAGTAAAACTGCTGAAGTTTTTTCTAAATTAGATGAGACTGCTTCTAGAACTGAGGATTGGGTTGCTAGAAACCAAAAAATTATTATTGGATTAGTTGCTGCAATTGCAGTAGGGACTATAGGTTATTTAGCTTACCAAAAATTTATTGCTTCTCCTAAACAAGAAGAGGCTGCTAATGAAATGTTTGTTGCTCAACAAAACTTTGAAAAAGCAACTAACGGTGTAGCTAGTGATTCTTTGTATAAATTAGCATTAAACGGTTCAGAAGGTAAATTCGGATTTTTAAAAATCGCAGATGAATATTCTGGAACTGATGCTGGAAATTTAGCAAACTATTATGCTGGTATTGCATATTTAAATACTGGTAAATATGATGAGGCAATTTCTTATCTAGATAAATTTAAGTCTAAAGATTTAATTTTAGGTGCTTTGGCAAAAGGTGCTATAGGTGATGCTCATTCTCAAAAAAATCAACCAAAAGAAGCTTTAGACTATTACGTTAAAGCTGCTGAATTAAATAAAAATGATTTTACTACGCCACGTTTCTTGTTAAAAGCTGGTAAAACTGCTTTAGCTTTAGGTCAAAAATCAGATGCTCTTAAATATTTTACAGATATTAAGGAGAATTATGAAGCGACTCCAGAAGCAGCTTCTGTAGATGTTTTGATTGGTTTAGCACAATAA
- a CDS encoding FMN-binding negative transcriptional regulator encodes MHIPSIFKNEDPEAIRSFLKENSFGILINQTNGKLWATHIPLEIETREGNKEVLCGHISKLNPQGEGFVQNDQILAVFSGAHSYISSSWYDHENVPTWNYSAVHIYGRVKILDHEAAIESLKKLVDKYEASSEKPTRIEELSEKTMRQAHGIIAFEIEIDEIQATKKMSQNRDDVNYKNIITALEKTENPQSIAVAKEMSKCRK; translated from the coding sequence ATGCACATACCAAGTATATTTAAAAACGAGGATCCAGAAGCAATTAGATCTTTCCTTAAAGAAAACAGTTTCGGAATATTGATAAATCAAACAAATGGAAAATTATGGGCAACGCATATTCCATTAGAAATAGAAACAAGAGAAGGCAACAAGGAAGTACTATGTGGTCATATTTCCAAATTAAACCCACAAGGTGAAGGGTTCGTTCAAAACGATCAAATCTTAGCTGTTTTTTCTGGAGCACACAGTTACATCTCATCTTCATGGTATGACCATGAAAATGTACCTACTTGGAATTATAGTGCTGTACATATATATGGTCGAGTAAAAATCCTAGATCACGAAGCTGCAATTGAATCGCTAAAAAAATTAGTAGATAAATATGAAGCTAGCTCTGAAAAACCTACCCGTATAGAAGAGTTATCTGAAAAAACAATGCGACAAGCACATGGGATTATTGCTTTTGAAATTGAAATAGATGAAATTCAGGCAACTAAAAAAATGTCACAAAATCGAGATGACGTTAACTACAAAAACATAATCACAGCCTTAGAAAAAACAGAAAACCCTCAGTCTATTGCGGTTGCAAAAGAAATGTCAAAATGCCGAAAGTAA
- the recF gene encoding DNA replication/repair protein RecF (All proteins in this family for which functions are known are DNA-binding proteins that assist the filamentation of RecA onto DNA for the initiation of recombination or recombinational repair.), which yields MYLKKISLFNYKNFSEANFEFDKKINCFVGKNGIGKTNVLDAIYHLAYGKSYFNPLAVQNIKHGEEFFVIDAEIEKNERNEQIVCSLKKGQKKILKRNGKAYDKFSDHIGFIPLVIISPADRDLIVEGSETRRKFMDTVISQLDPQYLQQLIQYQKVISQRNALLKYFALNHVFDNVTLSIYNEQLDGYGKSIFEKRKQFIEAFIPIFNAHHHAITGSEETVQLVYESHLFEKDLLILLQENINKDRALQYTSVGIHKDDLSFEIDNHPIKKFGSQGQQKSFLIALKLAQFEFLKKQSGVKPILLFDDIFDKLDETRVAKIIEMVNNDTFGQLFISDTHPDRTESIVKSTHQSYKIFNL from the coding sequence ATGTATTTAAAAAAGATTTCTTTATTCAACTATAAAAATTTTTCAGAAGCCAATTTCGAATTTGACAAAAAGATAAATTGTTTCGTTGGAAAAAATGGTATTGGAAAAACCAATGTACTCGATGCTATCTACCATCTAGCCTATGGAAAAAGCTATTTCAATCCCTTGGCAGTGCAAAATATCAAGCATGGAGAAGAGTTTTTTGTAATAGATGCTGAGATAGAAAAAAACGAACGAAATGAACAAATCGTCTGCAGTTTAAAAAAAGGACAGAAAAAAATCCTAAAAAGAAACGGCAAGGCCTATGATAAATTCTCAGACCATATAGGTTTTATTCCTTTGGTAATAATTTCGCCAGCCGACAGAGATTTAATTGTTGAAGGAAGTGAAACTCGCCGTAAATTTATGGATACTGTGATTTCACAATTAGACCCACAGTACCTACAACAACTTATCCAATACCAAAAAGTAATTAGTCAACGCAACGCACTACTTAAATACTTTGCATTAAATCATGTTTTTGACAATGTCACCTTGTCTATATATAATGAGCAATTGGATGGCTACGGAAAATCTATTTTTGAAAAAAGAAAACAATTCATCGAAGCTTTCATTCCAATTTTCAATGCACACCATCATGCAATAACAGGTTCAGAAGAAACCGTTCAATTAGTCTATGAAAGTCATTTATTCGAAAAAGACTTACTCATTCTACTACAAGAAAACATCAATAAGGACCGCGCTTTACAATATACTAGTGTCGGAATCCACAAAGATGATTTATCATTTGAAATCGATAACCATCCTATTAAAAAATTCGGTTCACAAGGACAGCAAAAATCTTTTTTGATAGCTTTGAAATTGGCACAGTTTGAATTCTTAAAAAAACAGAGCGGCGTGAAACCAATTTTACTTTTTGATGATATTTTCGACAAACTAGATGAAACTCGAGTAGCCAAAATTATCGAGATGGTAAACAATGATACTTTTGGACAACTTTTTATTTCGGACACGCACCCAGATCGCACTGAATCTATTGTAAAATCAACGCATCAGAGCTATAAAATATTTAATTTATGA
- the murB gene encoding UDP-N-acetylmuramate dehydrogenase produces MEILSQFSLKNHNTFGIEAKAKQFVAVHSIAELKKVLEENKNQEKFILGGGSNMLLTKDIDALVIHIDLKGKKTIKENDDYVWVESQAGETWHDFVLWTIEQDFGGLENMSLIPGNVGTTPVQNIGAYGTEIKDTFVSCDAMNIETQEIKTFTHSECNFGYRESIFKNEVKDQYIITSVIYKLTKRNHKINTSYGDITAELAKNNITNPNLKDVSNAVIAIRQSKLPDPKELGNSGSFFKNPILLKSDFEKIHQKFPEMKYYDVSETEVKVPAGWLIEQAGFKGKRFGNAGIHKNQALVLVNYGNATGQEILAISKEIQKTVFEKFGIHIEAEVNVI; encoded by the coding sequence ATGGAAATTCTATCTCAATTTTCTTTAAAAAATCACAATACATTTGGCATTGAAGCAAAAGCAAAACAATTCGTTGCTGTACATTCAATTGCCGAATTAAAAAAGGTATTGGAAGAAAATAAAAATCAAGAAAAATTCATTCTCGGAGGAGGAAGCAATATGCTTTTGACCAAAGACATCGATGCCTTGGTAATTCATATTGACCTAAAAGGAAAAAAGACAATCAAAGAAAACGACGATTACGTTTGGGTCGAAAGTCAAGCCGGAGAGACTTGGCATGATTTTGTACTTTGGACAATCGAACAAGACTTTGGCGGATTAGAGAATATGTCTCTTATTCCGGGTAATGTAGGGACTACTCCTGTTCAAAACATAGGTGCTTACGGAACGGAGATAAAAGACACGTTTGTTTCATGCGATGCGATGAATATCGAAACTCAAGAAATAAAAACGTTTACCCATAGTGAATGTAATTTTGGATATCGAGAAAGCATTTTCAAAAACGAAGTAAAGGACCAATATATTATAACATCAGTAATTTACAAACTAACAAAACGCAATCATAAGATCAATACATCTTATGGGGACATTACTGCTGAATTGGCCAAAAACAACATTACAAATCCGAACTTAAAAGACGTTAGCAATGCTGTAATTGCAATAAGACAAAGTAAATTACCAGACCCTAAAGAATTAGGAAACAGTGGTAGTTTTTTTAAGAACCCAATTTTATTGAAATCAGATTTCGAAAAAATCCATCAGAAATTTCCAGAAATGAAATATTATGATGTTTCTGAAACTGAAGTAAAAGTTCCTGCAGGCTGGCTTATCGAACAAGCTGGGTTTAAAGGAAAACGTTTTGGCAATGCTGGGATTCATAAAAACCAAGCACTGGTACTCGTTAATTACGGGAATGCAACAGGTCAAGAAATTTTGGCAATCTCAAAAGAAATTCAAAAAACAGTATTTGAAAAATTCGGAATACACATAGAAGCAGAAGTTAATGTGATTTAA
- a CDS encoding rhomboid family intramembrane serine protease, translating into MMNMTPVVKQLLIINIIFFLGSQLVPVSYEYFSLYFPENYQFKLWQPITHMFMHGGFMHIAFNMFALVSFGSALEHFWGGKKFIFFYISCGLGAALLQLGFNYLQIQNTLEGASSLGLSDSSLHQILNVNFTDGTIYRGDLFMDGIRPILDKAGKTNLLNEINFKSLFDASVINQTPMVGASGAIYGLLVAFAFMFPNAELALMFIPVPIKAKYFVPGIIAIDLFLGFKGNSLFGSGGTGIAHFAHVGGALVGYLMMWYWKKTQFNNNRWN; encoded by the coding sequence ATGATGAACATGACTCCTGTTGTAAAACAACTATTGATAATTAATATTATCTTTTTCCTTGGCTCACAATTAGTGCCAGTTTCTTATGAGTACTTCTCGTTGTATTTTCCAGAGAACTATCAATTTAAACTTTGGCAGCCAATTACGCATATGTTTATGCATGGAGGATTTATGCATATTGCATTTAATATGTTTGCTCTGGTTTCTTTTGGATCAGCATTGGAACATTTTTGGGGAGGGAAAAAATTCATATTCTTTTATATCTCATGTGGACTAGGAGCGGCCTTGTTGCAATTAGGGTTTAATTATCTTCAAATACAAAATACTTTAGAAGGAGCGTCTAGTTTAGGTTTATCAGATAGTTCATTGCACCAAATATTAAATGTGAATTTTACAGATGGTACGATCTATCGTGGAGATTTATTTATGGATGGTATCAGACCTATTTTAGATAAAGCAGGAAAAACGAATCTGTTAAATGAGATTAATTTTAAAAGTTTGTTTGATGCTTCAGTAATTAACCAGACTCCTATGGTTGGAGCTTCAGGTGCAATTTATGGACTTTTAGTTGCTTTTGCTTTTATGTTCCCTAATGCGGAGTTAGCACTTATGTTTATTCCTGTGCCTATTAAAGCTAAATATTTTGTTCCAGGAATTATTGCAATTGATTTGTTTTTAGGATTTAAAGGAAATTCATTGTTTGGAAGTGGAGGAACAGGTATAGCTCATTTTGCTCACGTTGGTGGTGCACTCGTTGGATATTTG
- a CDS encoding DUF2461 domain-containing protein — translation MLTKESLQFLDDLKANNNRDWFLENKKRYEIFKKDYHQLVANFLDAMKPMDPSLELLEVKNCTFRINRDIRFSKDKSPYKAHLGIWLSTGVKGQNRSGYYVHIEKGASFIAGGLYSPEAEDLKKVRKEIAFFHEDLEAIVADKNFNKEFGSLDVTETNSLKNPPRGYEKDHPAIDFLKLKSFTAMQKYDIKEVTQKDFVSKMSQKLIALKPLNEFINRALTTDEF, via the coding sequence ATGCTCACCAAAGAAAGTTTACAGTTTTTAGATGACTTAAAAGCCAACAATAACAGAGATTGGTTTTTAGAAAATAAAAAGCGATATGAAATCTTCAAAAAAGATTACCATCAGCTAGTTGCCAATTTTTTAGATGCAATGAAACCTATGGATCCTTCATTGGAGTTATTAGAAGTAAAAAATTGCACATTCAGAATCAACCGAGATATTCGCTTCTCTAAAGACAAATCGCCATACAAAGCACATCTTGGAATTTGGCTTTCTACTGGAGTAAAAGGACAAAACCGTTCTGGATATTATGTACACATTGAGAAAGGTGCTAGTTTTATAGCTGGTGGCTTATACTCACCTGAAGCCGAAGACTTAAAAAAAGTACGTAAAGAAATAGCTTTTTTTCATGAAGACTTAGAAGCCATTGTAGCCGATAAAAATTTCAATAAAGAATTTGGAAGCTTAGATGTAACCGAGACCAATTCGCTAAAAAATCCACCACGTGGATACGAAAAAGACCATCCTGCAATTGATTTTTTGAAACTAAAAAGTTTTACTGCAATGCAGAAATACGACATAAAAGAAGTAACTCAGAAAGATTTTGTCTCAAAAATGAGTCAAAAACTTATCGCCTTAAAACCATTAAATGAATTTATCAATCGTGCGTTGACCACTGATGAATTCTAA
- a CDS encoding GNAT family N-acetyltransferase gives MSETLSIRTANPDDENVTSILNELCLNLQERFGSNGKNSFIDWKNNNSKYVFIIAKLDNEIVGCGAIRPLSETTAEVKRMYAKYPRKKIGQTILSFLEAKAKEIGYSKLVLETRIKNLEATQFYLKSDYTIIPNYGKYANNTEAICFEKKLI, from the coding sequence ATGAGTGAAACTCTTTCTATCAGAACAGCAAATCCCGATGACGAAAATGTAACTTCAATACTAAATGAATTATGTTTAAACCTTCAGGAACGTTTTGGCAGCAATGGTAAAAACTCATTTATCGATTGGAAAAACAACAACTCAAAATATGTATTTATTATAGCCAAACTCGATAATGAAATTGTAGGATGTGGTGCAATAAGACCCCTCTCGGAAACTACTGCAGAAGTAAAAAGAATGTACGCTAAATATCCTCGAAAAAAAATCGGCCAAACTATTTTATCTTTTCTAGAGGCCAAAGCCAAAGAAATTGGTTACTCCAAATTAGTTTTGGAAACCCGGATTAAAAATTTAGAAGCAACTCAATTTTATCTAAAATCTGATTACACAATCATTCCAAACTATGGCAAGTATGCGAATAACACAGAAGCCATTTGTTTTGAAAAAAAATTAATATAA
- a CDS encoding glycosyltransferase, translated as MKKRKILFLGESYRADAITWMKGLKEFGDFEICTWELKTPNNTKLNRFKRIAEYAFAPFTIKKIIRLEKPDMVIAERTTSYGFLAALSGVNTIAIAQQGRTDLWPEKSILLPLKKIIQKYAFKKAHLIHAWGPVMTISMKAIGVDMNKVLVLPKGIDLSLFSATINNSDKIEAIVTRSLQPEYRHDCILKAFAILDKENIDFSLTIVGDGTRLEYLKKLALELNIQNKVIFTGRIANTILPQLLQQANFYISMPSTEGVSASLFEAMACNCYPVVSDIPGNQSWIQHRYSGQLIPIDNDSKLAEELIWSFKNTLSRNQAVIENRKFVEEKANYSTNMKIIADKYHELLNSRSA; from the coding sequence ATGAAAAAAAGAAAAATACTTTTTCTTGGAGAATCATATCGAGCCGATGCCATTACATGGATGAAAGGCTTAAAGGAGTTTGGCGATTTTGAAATTTGCACTTGGGAACTCAAAACGCCAAACAATACCAAATTAAATCGTTTCAAGCGAATAGCTGAATACGCTTTTGCTCCTTTTACAATTAAAAAAATCATTCGATTAGAAAAACCCGACATGGTTATTGCTGAAAGAACAACTAGTTATGGTTTTCTAGCTGCATTATCAGGCGTAAATACAATTGCAATTGCACAACAAGGGCGAACTGATTTATGGCCTGAAAAATCTATATTGTTACCCTTAAAAAAGATAATTCAGAAATATGCATTCAAAAAAGCACATTTAATACATGCTTGGGGACCTGTAATGACAATTTCCATGAAAGCCATTGGAGTTGATATGAATAAAGTTTTGGTCTTACCAAAAGGAATTGACTTATCTCTTTTTTCTGCTACAATCAACAATTCTGATAAAATCGAAGCAATTGTCACTCGTTCACTACAACCCGAATACAGACACGATTGTATTTTAAAAGCATTTGCCATTTTAGATAAAGAAAATATTGATTTCAGTCTAACAATTGTTGGTGACGGAACTAGATTAGAATATCTAAAAAAACTAGCATTAGAATTAAATATTCAAAACAAAGTAATTTTTACTGGTCGAATTGCAAATACAATTTTACCCCAATTATTACAACAAGCCAACTTTTACATCAGCATGCCAAGTACTGAAGGGGTTTCCGCCTCATTATTTGAAGCTATGGCTTGCAATTGCTACCCCGTTGTATCTGATATCCCAGGAAATCAAAGCTGGATACAACATCGCTACAGTGGACAATTAATACCAATTGACAATGACAGCAAACTTGCGGAAGAACTTATTTGGTCATTTAAAAACACGCTATCTCGAAATCAAGCAGTTATTGAGAATAGAAAATTTGTTGAAGAAAAAGCAAATTATTCTACCAACATGAAGATTATTGCTGATAAATACCATGAGTTATTGAATTCACGGTCTGCATAA